From a single Flavobacteriales bacterium genomic region:
- a CDS encoding transposase yields MIILKSYVEMASRKPKLPAAIELRQLTQMLKKTDKESFTGGLQLWHTKWKAFLAERTVESTTGKSRYTHGRLRSAHRSLSCNLPWLFTWYDYPELDIPNTTNAIDGYFADLKNKLRNHNGLSLTRKQKFIDEFLKACGPRDGNG; encoded by the coding sequence ATGATAATTCTCAAAAGTTATGTTGAGATGGCTTCTAGAAAGCCCAAGTTGCCAGCAGCCATTGAGCTGCGCCAATTGACACAGATGCTGAAGAAGACCGATAAGGAAAGCTTCACTGGGGGTCTACAACTATGGCATACCAAATGGAAGGCCTTCCTCGCTGAACGAACTGTGGAATCAACCACCGGCAAGTCACGTTATACGCACGGTCGCCTGCGGAGCGCACACCGGAGCCTATCGTGCAATCTGCCTTGGTTGTTCACTTGGTACGACTATCCTGAACTGGATATTCCCAACACCACCAATGCAATAGATGGCTACTTCGCAGACCTGAAGAACAAGCTTCGCAATCACAATGGCCTCTCCTTGACTCGGAAACAAAAATTTATCGATGAGTTTTTGAAGGCATGCGGACCTCGCGATGGGAACGGTTGA
- a CDS encoding histidine phosphatase family protein: protein MRTLYVVRHAKSSWADPGMRDHDRPLNERGMHDAPMMAKVFKALNEPVELIISSPANRAQTTASFFAKELNIPTDQIHFNASIYEASVGSLMRIVQALPDHAEHVMLFGHNPGFSELAYYLCDEDPIALSTCAMVRIDLEIDQWEHASKGLGNMVWHEYPKRHPGQA, encoded by the coding sequence ATGAGGACGCTCTATGTTGTTCGGCACGCCAAGAGCAGTTGGGCCGATCCAGGCATGCGCGACCATGATAGACCGTTGAACGAACGCGGTATGCATGATGCTCCTATGATGGCGAAAGTCTTCAAAGCGCTGAATGAACCTGTGGAACTTATCATTTCCAGTCCGGCGAACAGAGCGCAGACCACGGCAAGCTTCTTTGCAAAGGAATTGAACATCCCAACCGATCAAATTCACTTTAATGCTTCTATTTATGAAGCATCCGTAGGTTCGTTGATGCGCATTGTTCAAGCACTACCGGATCATGCGGAACACGTAATGCTCTTCGGACACAATCCTGGCTTTTCTGAACTCGCTTACTATCTCTGTGACGAAGATCCGATCGCGCTTTCCACGTGCGCCATGGTGCGCATCGATCTGGAAATTGATCAATGGGAGCACGCTAGCAAAGGACTGGGGAACATGGTCTGGCACGAGTACCCGAAGCGGCATCCTGGGCAGGCGTGA